Within Candidatus Cloacimonadota bacterium, the genomic segment TGAATGAATTTAACGGACATACTATTTATCATAGCTCCAATTGGTTCAGCTCTTGCACTGGTATTTGCCTATATTTTCTTTATTAATATGAAACAAAAGGACCCCGGCAATAAGACTATGCAGGAGATTGCGCATTATGTAAAAGAGGGCGCAAAAGCATATATTAAAAGGCAATACAAGGTAGTGGCATTGTTTTTTTTATTTGCTTTTATCTTTTTCTTCATATTAGCATTTGTCTTACATGTCCAGAGCAAATGGACACCTTTCGCCTTTTTAACAGGTGGCTTTTTTAGTGGATTAGCTGGTTATCTCGGTATGATGACTGCGACAACAGCAAGCAATAGAACTACTGAAGGTGCAAGACATTCACTTAACCAGGCATTACAGATTGCATTCCGTAGTGGCGCTGTTATGGGTTTGGTTGTTGTTGGCCTTGGTCTGCTTGATATATCTATCTGGTTTACTGTTTTAAAATATATAGTAAAAGTCCCAAGTCTAAATGAAATAACAACTGTAATGCTAACATTTGGAATGGGTGCATCATCACAAGCATTATTTGCTCGTGTTGGTGGCGGAATATTCACAAAAGCTGCTGATGTTGGTGCAGACCTTGTCGGCAAAGTAGAAGCGGGTATTCCAGAAGATGACCCTAGAAATCCAGCTACAATTGCTGATAATGTCGGTGATAATGTCGGTGATGTCGCTGGAATGGGTGCTGATCTATATGAATCATATTGTGGTTCTATTCTTGCCACTGCAGCTCTTGGTGCATCTGCTTTTGCACATACAGGTTTACAAATTAATTCAGTAATTTTACCAATGCTTATTGCAGGTATAGGAATTATACTCTCAATTATTGGTATCTTCCTTGTTAGGACTAAAGAGAATGCCAGCCAAAAAGGTTTATTAAAGGCTTTGGGCTTGGGCGTTAACACATCATCTTTTCTAATCTTAATTATATCTGCAGTTGTAGTAAATATATTATTAAAAGGAAATAATCTTGTTAATCCCTGGGGAGTTTGGGGCTCAATTGTTGCTGGTCTTATTGCAGGTGTTCTGATAGGAAAATCCTCAGAATATTACACTTCTGCGGATTTCAAACCAACAAAGGGAATTGCTAAACAGTCATTAACTGGACCTGCAACAGTGATAATAGATGGATTAGCTGTTGGTATGCAGTCCGTAGGTTTTCCTGTGATTGTGGTTGCTTTGGGGATATTGCTTGCTTTTGGCTTTTCCGGCGGATTTAATAACATTTCCACAGGATTATATGGAATAGGTATTGCCGCAGTTGGGATGCTTTCCACACTGGGAATTACTTTAGCAACAGATGCGTATGGTCCTATCGCTGATAATGCTGGTGGCAATGCAGAAATGAGCAAACTAGGTCCTAAAGTTAGAAAGCGAACTGATGCTCTTGACTCTCTTGGCAATACTACTGCTGCGACAGGAAAAGGTTTTGCTATTGGTTCCGCAGCACTCACTGCTATGGCATTATTAGCTGCTTATATTGAAGAGGTAAAAATAGGAATAATCCGAATAATTGACCATATAGGGCATTTTACAATCGGCACAATAAATGTTACAAAAGAGATGATAGAACATGCAGACATAAATTGGTTTATGGACACATATAATGTTACACTTATGAATCCAAAAGTCATTATTGGAATTTTCTTTGGTGCAATGTTAACTTTTGTATTCTGCTCAATGACAAGTAAAGCAGTCGGGCGTGCAGCAGGTAAGATGGTTGATGAGGTTCGTAGGCAATTCCGTACAATAAAAGGTATAATGGATGGAACAG encodes:
- a CDS encoding sodium-translocating pyrophosphatase; this translates as MNLTDILFIIAPIGSALALVFAYIFFINMKQKDPGNKTMQEIAHYVKEGAKAYIKRQYKVVALFFLFAFIFFFILAFVLHVQSKWTPFAFLTGGFFSGLAGYLGMMTATTASNRTTEGARHSLNQALQIAFRSGAVMGLVVVGLGLLDISIWFTVLKYIVKVPSLNEITTVMLTFGMGASSQALFARVGGGIFTKAADVGADLVGKVEAGIPEDDPRNPATIADNVGDNVGDVAGMGADLYESYCGSILATAALGASAFAHTGLQINSVILPMLIAGIGIILSIIGIFLVRTKENASQKGLLKALGLGVNTSSFLILIISAVVVNILLKGNNLVNPWGVWGSIVAGLIAGVLIGKSSEYYTSADFKPTKGIAKQSLTGPATVIIDGLAVGMQSVGFPVIVVALGILLAFGFSGGFNNISTGLYGIGIAAVGMLSTLGITLATDAYGPIADNAGGNAEMSKLGPKVRKRTDALDSLGNTTAATGKGFAIGSAALTAMALLAAYIEEVKIGIIRIIDHIGHFTIGTINVTKEMIEHADINWFMDTYNVTLMNPKVIIGIFFGAMLTFVFCSMTSKAVGRAAGKMVDEVRRQFRTIKGIMDGTGKPDYASCVLISTKAAQHEMIPPSLMAIIVPILVGLFLGVAGVMGLLAGGLTTGFSLAIMLNNAGGAWDNAKKYIETGNYGGKGSDAHKASIVGDTVGDPCKDTSGPSLNILIKLMSMVSIVVAGLTVAYSPYIQKFLGIF